The Stigmatella ashevillena genomic sequence CATCAAGCAGAAGGGCCTCGACTACCAGAGCTTCGCGGACAACATGCGGCGCTTCGCCGCGCTGGGCATCCAGCTCTACGTCAGCGAGATGGACGTCGCGACCGACAGCCACCCGGCCACTGCCGCGGACCTGACGGCCCAGGCGGACGTCTACTGGAACATCCTCGACCGGGTGCTCCAGCAGCCCGCCGTCAAGGCCTTCCAGCTCTGGGGGGTGAGCGACAAGTACACCTGGCTGCCGGAGAACGACCCCCTCATCTTCGACGCGGCCTACAACGAGAAGCCTGCCTACGCGGCGCTGGAGCACCGGCTCCAGACCGGCGGCTTCTCGGGCCGCTACACCCTGGTGAACAAGCGGACCGGCAAGGCCCTGCACGTGGCCGGCAGCGCGCAGACCAACGCGGCGGCGGTGGTGCAGTACGATGTGCACGAGGACTGGGCCGCCCAGCAATGGAGCTTCAACTACGTGGGAGGCCGTTCCTACCAGCTCCTCAACCACCACAGCGCGCTGGCATTGAAGGTCAAGGAGGGCTCCACCCTGGAGGGGGCCGTGCTCGAGCAGTACTCCCCCGATGTGTCGATGGACAGCGAGCAGTGGGAGCTCATCTATGCGGGCAACGGCTACCATGCCCTGCGCAACAAGCGCAGCCAGCGCCTGATGGTGGCCTTCCCGGGGGACAACAACACCCCGGTCCAGCAGTACAGCCCCTACGTGCCCACGGCGGAGTTCACGGACAGCCAGCTCTGGACCCTGCGCCGCGTGCCGTGAGCCGCCGGGCCGGGCAGGACAGGGCAGCCCTTCACCGGAGGCTGGCCACCTGCTCCAGCGCCTGCTGAATCTGGGACAGCGCATAGGGCTTGGTCAGCACCACCACCCCCGCGAGGCGCGCGCCCCCATCGTCGAGCGCCGCGCGCCCATGCCCCGAGGCGATGATGATCCGCAGCCCGGAGCGCCGCCGCACCGCCTCGCGCGCCAGCTCCACCCCGGACATCCCCGGCAGCGTCACGTCCGTGAACAACACGTCGAAGGCCTCCGCCACCAGCGCCCCCCGCGCCTCCTCCGCGCTCTCCACCGCCAGCACCTCGTGGCCCAGGACGCTCAGCAGCTCGCTCGCCGAGGCGCGGATGTCCTCATCATCCTCCACGAGCAACACGCGCAGCCTCCGCGCCTTGTCCAACCCCTGGACCTGCTCGGGCCGATAGGGCTCCCGCTCCACCCGCGGGGCCTGGGCCGCCAGCCGCTGACGAACGTTGAGCAGGCTGCGCACCTTGCGCGCCAGATCCTCCCGCCGGTAGGGCTTGCTCAGCAGGTGGACGCCCGGGTCGAGCCGTCCCCCGTGCACGATGGCGTTCTCCGAGTAGCCCGAGGTGAAGAGCACCTCCATCCCCGGCAGGAGGACCTTGGCCTGCCGCGCCATGTCGGGGCTGCGCAGCGGGCCGGGCATCACCACATCGGTGAGCAGCAGATCCACCTGCACCCCGCTCTGGACGATGGCCAGCGCGCTCTGCGCATCGACGGCCTTGAGGATGCAGTAGCCCAGCTCGCTCAGCATCTCCACCACGGTGGCCCGCACCGCGGCGTCATCCTCCACCACCAGGATGGTCTCGGAGCCACCCTCGATGGGCCCCTCCGCGGCTTCGGTGCGGGGCGTCTCGGCCAGGAACGCGCGGGGCAGGTAGACCTTCACGGCCGTGCCATGGCCCAGCTCGCTGTAGATCTTCACGTGGCCACCGCTCTGCTTGACGAAGCCGTACACCATGCTCAGCCCCAGGCCCGTGCCGCGGCCCTCGGACTTGGTGGTGAAGAAGGGCTCGAAGGCCCGCGCCACCACCTCGGGCGGCATGCCGCTGCCCGTATCGGAGACCGCCAGCATCACGTACTCCCCGGGGACCGCCTCGGGGTAGAGCTGGCCGTAGCGCTCATCGAGCACGGCGTTGGTGACCTCGATCGTCAGCCGCCCATGGCCCGTCATGGCATCCCGGGCGTTGATGGCCAGGTTGAGGATGACGTTCTCGAGCTGGTTGGGGTCCGCGAACGTGTTCCACAGGCCCCCCGTCACGACGGTCTCCACCTCGATGCTCTCGCCCAACGAGCGGCGCAGCAGATCATCCATGCCCCGCACCAGCCGGCCCAGGTGGAGCACCATGGGTTGCAGGGGCTGCCGGCGAGAGAAGGCGAGCAACTGGGAGGCGAGCTTGGCGCCCCGCTCGACGGCTCCCAGGGCGGTCTGCACCCGGCGGAGGCCCCGCTCGTGGGACGCCATGTCACGCTCCAGCAACTGGAGGTTGCCGCCGATGATTTGCAGCAGGTTGTTGAAGTCGTGCGCCACGCCGCCCGTGAGGTTGCCCACGGCCTCCATCTTCTGGGCCTGCCGCAACTGCTCTTCGATCTGGCGCTGCTCGGTGATGTCGCGCGCGACGGCGTAGAGCAGCCCGTCCTCGGGCACGGGCACCGCCATCCACGACAGCAGGCGGTAGGAGCCATTCTTGTGGCGCATGGAGTTCTCGAAGGCCACCGTCCGGTGGCCCTCGGCCAGGCGCGCCACCTCGGCCCGCGTCCTCGCATGGTCCGCGGGGTGCTCGATCCACGCGGTGGTCTTTCCCAGCAGCTCCTCCTGCGTCCACCCGAGAATCGCCGTCCACGCCGGGTTCGCGCTGATGAACCGGCCCTCCAGGTCCGACACCATCTGCAAATCCTGGGAGACGTTCCAGATGCGGTCCCGCTCCCGCGTTCGCTGCGCCACCCGCTGTTCGAGCGTCTCGTTGGCCCGCCGCAAATCCGCCATCACCCGGACGCGCTCGCTGGCCACCCAGATGCGGTCCGCCACGGCGTTCATGAATTGGACCTCGTCCCGCGACCAGTGGCGAACCTCCGAGTGGTGCAGGTACAGCATGGCCACCATGCGCCCCTGCTCGCGCAGCGGCACATCGAGCAGCGCCCGGACGCCGAACCTCCGCAAGTGCCCCACCTGCCCCGCGGTCCTCGGATCGGCCTCCACGTCCGGGATGATGACGGGCTCGCCTCGCTTGAGATCCTCGATGTAGGTGCCGTGGTTCGTGAACAGGTGAGTGCCCGACACGCTGATGACCCCAGGCCCGGACACCCAGTCCCGTTCGACCTCGACGCGCTCCTGGGACGCGTCCACCCGGCCGTACCCCGCGCGCAGGACGCCGAAGAGGCGCCCGACTTGTTCCATGGCCACGCTGGCAATGTCCGCCGTGCTGTCCAGCGCCCTCAGTTGCTCGCCGATCTCCGCGAGGACTGCCTGGCGAAGCTCTGCCCGCTTCCGCTCGTCGATGTTGAGCAACACCCCTGGGAAGCGGAGCGGCTTGCCCTCCGCGTCATGCTCGCAGTGGCCGTTGGCCTCCAGCCACAGGTAGGAGCCATCGAACTGCCGGGCGCGCAACTCGACGCGCAACGGCTTGCCCTCCTGCAACGTCTGGAGGACGAGCGCCTCGACACGGGGGTAATCCTCGGGATGAATGGAGGAGGAGAGCTCCTGGGGCGTCACCTCCTGAGAGACCGCCTCGGGCGCCAGCCCGAAGGACTTCGAGAAGCGCTCATCAACGGTGATCCGGACGGAGGGAATGTCCCAGACCCAGGTGCCGAACACGGCCCCCGCATTCAACGCGAGTTGGATGCGCTCATTGGCCGCACGGAGCGCGTCCTCGGCGTGCCTTCGCTCGGTCACGTCTTGGACGACGCCAATCAGCCGGACGGCCCGTCCCTGCGCATCCCGGACGAACTCGGCGCGCCGGGAGATCCACCGCAGCTCGCCCGTGCGGGCATGGCGAATCCGGTACTCCGCGTGGGCGGACGCACGGCCCTGGAGCCGGGTATCCGCGCTGGAGGCAACATTCCGGTCCTCCGGAACGATGAGCGTCTCGACCTGGGTGGCGGACACGGACGCCACCACGTCAATGCCGAACAGCCGGCAGAACTCCGGGGTCACGGACATCGCATCGGTGGCGATCTCCACCGCGAACGCGCCAATGCCCCCGGCCTCCTGGGCGATGCGCAGCTGCTCCCCCTGCTCCCACGAGCCGCCCTGGGCCGAGGCGAGGAGCCGCGCCGCGGGCGAGGCCCCCATCGCCGCCGGGCCCGCGTCGATCCCCGCCTCCTGGAGCAGCCGCCGCAAGCGCGCGACCTCGGCCTCGAGGACCTGTTCCTGGGTGGGCGGGGAAGGACTCGGCATGTGGTACGGGGAGCGTGTCACATGAACGGTTGCTGGGCACCCCCTGTGACGCAACGGGAAACAGGCGGCTGCCCCCTTGCTTCATCGGTCCTGCAACAGAACCCTCACTGCACGTTCAGGAAGATGGCCGAGGGCACCCCCCAATTGCCCTGGCTGTCCCGGGCCTCGACGAAGAGGGTGTGCCGGCCGGGGGCCAGCCCCGAGGTGAAGACCGTGGCCTGGACGGACTCGGCGGTGCTGTTGAAGAGCCCGTCCACCGGGTTCATGGCGTAGGTGGGCGTGCCGGCCACCCAGGACGGCGCGTCGAGGGTGTACCGGGCACCGAGGATGGCTTGCGACGCCTCGGTCCCGCCATTGGTGCCGTAGCGGGTGTCATCGGCGCGGGCGGAGAGGGTCACATTCGTGCCCTGAGAGACGGTGCTCGCCGACAGCGTGAGGGTGGTGGCATCAGGCCCCGAGGCCACCTGATAGGGTCGGCGCGCGGCCTTGAAGGCGTAGTAGAGCGCCTGCAGGTTCTTGGGGAAGATCGTGTTCTCGAAAGAGGTGCAGCTCTCGAAGAAGGCGTTGCCCATCTCGAAGGTATAGGAGGCGACGCCGAGTTCTCCATAGGAGAAGGCATCCGTGGAGCCCGTGGCCGCATAGAGGCACGAGGCCACCTGGCACGCCTGATAGCCATTGAAGTAGTTGAACTTGCGCCCCAGGGTCCTCAGTTGGGTGGCGTTGGGAGGCGACGTGGTGGTGGCGCCCCAGGGGTAGAGCACATAGCCGCCATAGCTGTGGAGGCTGAGCAACAGACCGGTGGCATCCGCGGGCGCGGCGTCCGTGGCACCCGGGCCCCGCTGGTCCGGGAAGATGGAGCGGATGTAGTTCTCCAGCGCCAGGGTCTCGGGCTCGGAGACGGCGGCGCGGCCCCGGTAGGTCTCGTTGCACGCGCTGGTGCTCGCGCCCGCCCCGCCCCAGTCGAAGCTGCTGTTGCGGTTGAGGTCCACGCCATAGGTCGTGGTGGAGCACGAGCCCTGGGAGGTGTTGGTGTTCTTGCGCTTGGAGGAGCCCGTCTCGGCGACGCGGCGGCCATCGGGGTTGGCTTGCACCACCACGTGCAGCTCATGGTGGTCGAGCAGCCAGGTGGCCTCGGCCTCGGTGCCATAGCGGGTGACGAGCTGCTCGGCGAAGCGCGTGGCCAGCTCCGCGGTGGCGTACTCGCGCGCGTGGATACCGCCCATGAGGAAGAAGCGCGGCTTGGGGCCGGGCAGCGACTTGTTGGTGAGGATCAACACCCGCAGGTCATCCCCGGGGTTGCCCCCGGCGGTCACCTTGTCCCAGGTGTCGCCAATGTCCTTCCACTCGGCGAGGTTCGGGTAGGTGGTCTCGAGCCGGGCCATGGCGGCATAGGTCTCGTTCACGGTGCGGTAGCACGCATACCCGGAGATGCCCAGGCGGCCCATCTCGTCCTCCCGGGGCGCGTTCATGATCCGCGTCTGCTCTTCGAGCACCACCACCGTGCGCCCGGACGCCACCAGGGCATCGAACTCCCCCGGGGAGAGGAGCGCCTCCACGGTGTGGTTCACATTGTCCACGGCGGCGGTGAGGTCCAACTTCTCGGCCAGTTGGTTGAGGTCTTCCCGGGAGGAGAAGGACACCTTGGCCACGAGGAGGGAGGGCCGGAAGGCGACCCCCTTCGAGGGGGCGGACTGCGCCTGGACGGCCAGGGGGGAGAGGGTGAGCGCTGCGATGGCAACGAGACCTGCGGCGTGCGACGACATGGGGGATGCTCCTCGGCATGGCCGGGTTGTCGGCCAGGGAGGATTTACAAGCTATTCCAAGGATTCGGGCTTGGCTACATTGCCTTCTTCAGCCGCAGCGCGTTTCCAATGACAGACACGGAGGACAGGCTCATCGCCGCGCTGGCGAGCATGGGGCTCAGCAACAGGCCGAAGGCGGGATAGAGCACCCCCGCGGCCAGCGGCACGCCGAGCAGGTTGTAGACGAAGGCGAAGAACAGGTTCTGCCGGATGTTGCGCAGCGTGGCCTGGCTGAGCGCTCGCGCACGGGCAATGCCCACCAAGTCCCCCTTCACCAGCGTCACCCCCGCGCTCTCCATGGCGATGTCCGTTCCTGTCCCCATGGCGATGCCCACGTCCGCCTGGGCAAGCGCGGGCGCATCGTTGACGCCATCTCCCGCCATGGCCACCACCCGCCCCTCGGCCTGGAGCCGCTTCACCACCTCCCCCTTCGCCTCCGGCAGCACCTCGGCCAGCACCTCGTCGAGGCCCAGCTTCCGGGCCACCGCCTCCGCCGTGGTGCGGCTGTCCCCGGTGAGCATCACCACGCGCAAGCCCTCGCGCCGCAGGAGCGCCAGGGCCTCGGGCGTGGACGCCTTGAGCGGATCCTCCACCCCCAGCAGCCCCGCGGGCTGACCTTCCACCACCACGAAGACCACCGTCTGCCCCTCCCGCCGCAGCGCCTCGGCGCGGGGGCCCAAGGCGCCCGCCTCCACCTCCAGCGCGGAGAGCAGCGCCGCGTTGCCCAGCGCCACGGCGGTGCCCTCTACCCGCCCCACCACCCCCTTGCCGGTGAGCGAGCGGAACTCCTGCGTCCGCGAGAGCACGGCCCCCCGCGCCTGGGCCCCGGCGACGATGGCGGCGGCCAGGGGGTGCTCGCTGCCCTGCTCCAGGCTCGCGGCCAGCCGCAGCAAGCGGGCCTCATCCATGCCCGCCACGGGCTCCACGGAGACGAGCTTGGGCTTGCCCTCGGTAAGCGTGCCCGTCTTGTCCACCACCAGCGTGTCCACGCGCTCCAGCCGCTCGAGCGCCGAGGCCTCCCGGATGAGCACCCCCATCTGTGCCCCGCGCCCGGTGCCCACCACCACGGAGATGGGCGTGGCGAGCCCCAGCGCGCACGGACAGGCGATGATGAGCACCGCCACCGCGTTCACCAGCGCGTGGGCGAACCTCGGCTCGGGCCCCCACACGCCCCACACGAGGGCCGTGAGCACCGCCACGGCGATGACGGCCGGAACGAAGACGGAGGCCACCTGGTCCGCCAGCCGCTGAATGGGCGCCCGGGTGCGCTGGGCCTCGCCCACCCGCTGCACGATGCGTGACAGCAGCGTGTCCTTTCCCACGCGCTCGGCCTTCAGGATGAGGCTCCCCGTGCCATTGACGGTGCCACCGGTCAGCTTCGCGCCCGGCCCCTTCTCCACGGGCAGGGACTCGCCCGTCACCATGGACTCATCCACGGCGCCCTCGCCCTCCAACACCACCCCGTCCACGGGCGCCTTCTCGCCCGGCCGCACGCGCAGCCGGTCTCCTGGGTGCACCTGCTCCAGCGGCACATCCTCCTCGCCCCCGTCCTCGCGGAGGCGCCGGGCCGTGGTGGGCGCCAGGCTCAGCAGGGCCCGCAGCGCGCCCGAGGTGGCCCGCCGGGCCCGCAGCTCCAGCACCTGTCCCAGGAGCGCCAACGTGGTGATGGTGGCCGCCGCCTCGAAGTAGACGGGGATGGCGCCCCCATGGCCGGTGAAGGCGTGTGGCAACGCCCCCGGAAAGAAGGTGGCGAAGAGGCTGAAGAGGTACGCCGCGCCCGTGCCCAGCGCGATGAGGGTGAACATGTTGAGGTGCCGGTTGCGCACCGAGGCCCACCCCCGCTGGAAGAAGGGCCCCCCGCCCCAGAGCACGACGGGAGCGCTGAGCACGAACTGCGCCCACGCCAGGGCTCCGGGGGACAGCCGCCGCTGCACCGGCTGGCCCGGCACCATCTCCGACATGCCCAGGAACAGCACCGGCACGCTCAAGGCCAAGCACACCCAGAACCGGCGCGTCATGCCGATCAGCTCAGGGTCCGGCGTCTCCTCCAGCGAGGGAGATTCCGGCTCCAGCGCCATGCCGCACTTGGGGCACGCGCCCGGATGGTCCTGCCGGACCTCGGGATCCATCGGGCAGATGAACATCGTCCCGGGAGGAGCCTCTGGCGCAGGGGCCGACGCGGGCTCCAGATACTTCCGGGGATCCGCGCGGAACTTCTCCCGGCACTTCGGGTTGCAGAAGAAATAGCGGTGGCCTGCGTGCTCGAAGGTGCCGCCCTTGGGCTGATCGGGGTCCACCCTCATTCCACAGACCGGATCCACGGGCCGGGAATCCTCCGAACTGGGCGATGACACGCCCTCATGTGCTTCCTTCATGGTCGTCATCCTCGGCTGTGGAAGACTTCAAACCATGCTTGAACTTCGCGCGTGTATCGATGTCAACGATCTGGAGCAGGGCATTGCCTTCTACACCCAGGCCCTGGGACTGAAGGTGGGGCGCCGACTCGGAGACGGTTGGGCGGAACTGCTCGGCGCCCCCTCCCCCATCGATCTGCTCGCCAAGCCCGAGGGGAGTTCCGCCAGCCCCACGGAGGCCCTGCCCCGAAACTACCGCCGCCACTGGACACCGGTGCACTTGGACTTCGTGGTCGCCGATCTCGATGCGGCGGTCCAGCAGGCCCGGAGCGCGGGAGCCCTCATCGAAAAAGAGATTGAGGAGACGAAGTGGGGACGCATCGCCCTCCTTGCAGACCCTTTCGGACACGGCTTCTGCCTGCTTGAGTTCCGAGGGCGGGGCTACGACGAACTCCTTGCTCCCTGACAGGTGATCAACATCGATGTCTGGGGGTTTAGACCTCCTCGAACCTTGTGCCGGTGGCGCCCATGCGATCCAAGGCCCTCTTTATCTCTCCGGAGACGATCAGTGGACCTATCCACCCTTCGCAACGGAACACGTTGGCGCTGCCCGCCTTGGCCTTGTCGATACGCATGTCACGCACGGAGGCATAGCGACCGACCATATGAGGAGCTCCGTCTTCGTGAGTCCAGAGCCGGATCCGCGACGCCTCTTCGTCGATACAACGGATGAGGTGCGTGGCCACAAGGATGAGGTACTGATCCGGTTGGCCCTCCACTTCTACGGGGAACAGTTGCACATCTTCCGGAGCCAGCTCCGCGAACATGGACGCGACGCGGACATGGACCACCGGGAGGCCGACGGCCGCAAAAGTGAAGTCCAGCGGCTTGCCTGCGATCTCGACGGGAATTCTCACGTGGTCCGTGATGTGGACGGGGACCCCGCGCCTGAAAAGCCCCTCGTCCACTTTCTCGCCGCGACTATTCGTCGGCGCGTCAAGGTGCCACCGGTGCGGGACGTTCACATCGTCGGCGAGCTTGAAGAAGCGCTTGGACATGGACTGCATTTAGCGCGGAGGCAACCGAGTGACGAGTTGGTTCAGCTCTGTCCTCGGGGTCGCGATTTCCTTCGCCAGAGCCTTGAGGGCCCGCGTCAGCCCTTCACGGCACTCCACGACGGTGCGACAGGTCGCCGTTGCAACGTCCAGTTCTTCGTAGACGAGCTGGTGATACCGCTCCGGGTGCGGTCCATAGTGCCCAGGCAGAGGCATCTTGTTCGCCGGGTCCTCCATCGACATTCCCGCTTTGGCGAAGATCTGCCGGAACCTCGGCGTCCACGTGCCCCCACGCGCGGTGAATTTGTCGTTGCAGATGGTGGCGATGTGGTGCGTCTCGACGCAGGGGCCTTTGCCACGACTGGGCCGCGCCGCCATGGCCACCGCGTTCGCGGGCAGCGTGATGCTGACGCCCTCGGCACTGACCGCTATCTCCTCCACCGTCCCCAGCGCGGGCAGCCAGATTCCTGCCTGACCCTCGGCCTGCATGGCCACCTGCGCCGAGCCGGGTAGCGTCGGCACCTTCGCCGCGAACCGTTGCGCCGTCGCGCCAATGGCCGCCACCAGCAGCAGGGCCAACGCGCGCGCGGACTCTCGTCCGAGAATCCTGCCGAAGCGCTCGCCTGCCTCGCGGAGCTCCTCGAAGGTGGTGGCGACCTTCGCCGCCCCAGTCAACTCAGCCCAGCCCGTCACAAGGTTGTGGAGCGTGTCGTAGCCCACATACAGGAGCATCGCGACGCCCAGGACTGCCACCAGCGCCGGAGCCACGGGATTGAGGAGCAGGACCAGCAACATGGAACCCAACGTCCACAGGGCCGCGCTGATGAGCGTGCGGAATTCCACCATCGCTCCGAGCGCCTTCTTCATCTCGTCCAGCACCGGGCTCTTGCTCATCGCCAGCGCCCAGACGTAACGGCCTTGCATGTCCAGGTAGCGCCCTGCCACCAGCGCGCCCCCGAGACAGTCGCCGTAGGAGTGATAGGCGCTCTGGCACCAGAGCCGATAGCGTTCCGCCAGCGCCAAATCCTCTTTCGTCAATGTGCCGTCCCAGGGCTCGTCCCCTGCAGGCACCAGCTTCTTATCCCGCTGAAGGTAGAGGTAATTGCCGCTCTGCGAATCCATTTGAAACGCCTTCTCCGCCGTCTGGCGCGGCGTGCCTGTCAGCCGCACCTCGCGCGCGAGGCGACTCACGGCCTGCTGGAACTCCGCTTCCTTCAGTTCCACCGGTTGCAGATCCGCCGTGCGGGGAACGTGGACGACGGCTTTGCCCTGGCCGACGTTCTCCACGAAGGAGCCCCGAGGGATGCTGGCGCACCCCACCAGCAACACGAGGAACAGGGCTTCAGCTTTCCAGAGCATCCTCCACGGCAGCATGTGTCACCCCTTCTTGCGAGGAGGGGCTCAGGGTAGAGGGCAGCCACGGGGAAGAGGAGGAGGCACCGGGTGGCGTCGGCCTTCAGCTCCGGACACCCTGCGGGTCGTTGCGCTCCACCGGACCCGAGCTGGGAGCCCGCGACGATGGCTACCGTCCTGGGGCGCGCCACCGGGCCGAGTTGGAGCTGTCCGACGCGCGCGCGTACCACCGGGCCAAACTAAGCTCCCGGACATAGATGTTGATCACCTCAATGAGTCATAGGTCCGTCCGATCTGGAGTCGAGCTTGAAGCGCGAACGTGCTGCATTCGTGTGCCGCCATGTGTTCGAAGGAAGCCATCCCATCCTGCTGGCCGCACATGAGGATGGCGACTGGCAGTTCCTTTGTGGCGCAGCTCATGAGCCCGGTGATGGACCACGAGTGGTTGGCTTGAACCATTGGCTCGAACGAGATCCGAATGCAGGGCCCATCCGTGTGTCGCGCCGACAGTGACGAGACGGGCCCCTCACGAAGACA encodes the following:
- a CDS encoding heavy metal translocating P-type ATPase, translating into MKEAHEGVSSPSSEDSRPVDPVCGMRVDPDQPKGGTFEHAGHRYFFCNPKCREKFRADPRKYLEPASAPAPEAPPGTMFICPMDPEVRQDHPGACPKCGMALEPESPSLEETPDPELIGMTRRFWVCLALSVPVLFLGMSEMVPGQPVQRRLSPGALAWAQFVLSAPVVLWGGGPFFQRGWASVRNRHLNMFTLIALGTGAAYLFSLFATFFPGALPHAFTGHGGAIPVYFEAAATITTLALLGQVLELRARRATSGALRALLSLAPTTARRLREDGGEEDVPLEQVHPGDRLRVRPGEKAPVDGVVLEGEGAVDESMVTGESLPVEKGPGAKLTGGTVNGTGSLILKAERVGKDTLLSRIVQRVGEAQRTRAPIQRLADQVASVFVPAVIAVAVLTALVWGVWGPEPRFAHALVNAVAVLIIACPCALGLATPISVVVGTGRGAQMGVLIREASALERLERVDTLVVDKTGTLTEGKPKLVSVEPVAGMDEARLLRLAASLEQGSEHPLAAAIVAGAQARGAVLSRTQEFRSLTGKGVVGRVEGTAVALGNAALLSALEVEAGALGPRAEALRREGQTVVFVVVEGQPAGLLGVEDPLKASTPEALALLRREGLRVVMLTGDSRTTAEAVARKLGLDEVLAEVLPEAKGEVVKRLQAEGRVVAMAGDGVNDAPALAQADVGIAMGTGTDIAMESAGVTLVKGDLVGIARARALSQATLRNIRQNLFFAFVYNLLGVPLAAGVLYPAFGLLLSPMLASAAMSLSSVSVIGNALRLKKAM
- a CDS encoding imm11 family protein — translated: MSKRFFKLADDVNVPHRWHLDAPTNSRGEKVDEGLFRRGVPVHITDHVRIPVEIAGKPLDFTFAAVGLPVVHVRVASMFAELAPEDVQLFPVEVEGQPDQYLILVATHLIRCIDEEASRIRLWTHEDGAPHMVGRYASVRDMRIDKAKAGSANVFRCEGWIGPLIVSGEIKRALDRMGATGTRFEEV
- a CDS encoding endo-1,4-beta-xylanase, with amino-acid sequence MSRPLPLLVTLCLAACGGPEGLPDTDFPDAVGQSPAAAVAVGGGLKTLAATHGITFGGVAKRSAIDNDASFRTTLTREFNLVTPENELKMKFIQPNRKDEFLWGDADALVNYAQNNGLALHGHTLVWYKVPPWVDSTALGEREAVMKNFITTVATRYKGKVWAWDVVNEVFNDDGSYRNSVWYQAMGTGFIDKAFWTARTADPAAKLVYNDYGIETVNAKSNAVYAMIKGLQAKGVPFDGLAFQMHIKQKGLDYQSFADNMRRFAALGIQLYVSEMDVATDSHPATAADLTAQADVYWNILDRVLQQPAVKAFQLWGVSDKYTWLPENDPLIFDAAYNEKPAYAALEHRLQTGGFSGRYTLVNKRTGKALHVAGSAQTNAAAVVQYDVHEDWAAQQWSFNYVGGRSYQLLNHHSALALKVKEGSTLEGAVLEQYSPDVSMDSEQWELIYAGNGYHALRNKRSQRLMVAFPGDNNTPVQQYSPYVPTAEFTDSQLWTLRRVP
- a CDS encoding M14 family metallopeptidase is translated as MSSHAAGLVAIAALTLSPLAVQAQSAPSKGVAFRPSLLVAKVSFSSREDLNQLAEKLDLTAAVDNVNHTVEALLSPGEFDALVASGRTVVVLEEQTRIMNAPREDEMGRLGISGYACYRTVNETYAAMARLETTYPNLAEWKDIGDTWDKVTAGGNPGDDLRVLILTNKSLPGPKPRFFLMGGIHAREYATAELATRFAEQLVTRYGTEAEATWLLDHHELHVVVQANPDGRRVAETGSSKRKNTNTSQGSCSTTTYGVDLNRNSSFDWGGAGASTSACNETYRGRAAVSEPETLALENYIRSIFPDQRGPGATDAAPADATGLLLSLHSYGGYVLYPWGATTTSPPNATQLRTLGRKFNYFNGYQACQVASCLYAATGSTDAFSYGELGVASYTFEMGNAFFESCTSFENTIFPKNLQALYYAFKAARRPYQVASGPDATTLTLSASTVSQGTNVTLSARADDTRYGTNGGTEASQAILGARYTLDAPSWVAGTPTYAMNPVDGLFNSTAESVQATVFTSGLAPGRHTLFVEARDSQGNWGVPSAIFLNVQ
- a CDS encoding AHH domain-containing protein; protein product: MLPWRMLWKAEALFLVLLVGCASIPRGSFVENVGQGKAVVHVPRTADLQPVELKEAEFQQAVSRLAREVRLTGTPRQTAEKAFQMDSQSGNYLYLQRDKKLVPAGDEPWDGTLTKEDLALAERYRLWCQSAYHSYGDCLGGALVAGRYLDMQGRYVWALAMSKSPVLDEMKKALGAMVEFRTLISAALWTLGSMLLVLLLNPVAPALVAVLGVAMLLYVGYDTLHNLVTGWAELTGAAKVATTFEELREAGERFGRILGRESARALALLLVAAIGATAQRFAAKVPTLPGSAQVAMQAEGQAGIWLPALGTVEEIAVSAEGVSITLPANAVAMAARPSRGKGPCVETHHIATICNDKFTARGGTWTPRFRQIFAKAGMSMEDPANKMPLPGHYGPHPERYHQLVYEELDVATATCRTVVECREGLTRALKALAKEIATPRTELNQLVTRLPPR
- a CDS encoding VOC family protein, which gives rise to MLELRACIDVNDLEQGIAFYTQALGLKVGRRLGDGWAELLGAPSPIDLLAKPEGSSASPTEALPRNYRRHWTPVHLDFVVADLDAAVQQARSAGALIEKEIEETKWGRIALLADPFGHGFCLLEFRGRGYDELLAP
- a CDS encoding hybrid sensor histidine kinase/response regulator; amino-acid sequence: MPSPSPPTQEQVLEAEVARLRRLLQEAGIDAGPAAMGASPAARLLASAQGGSWEQGEQLRIAQEAGGIGAFAVEIATDAMSVTPEFCRLFGIDVVASVSATQVETLIVPEDRNVASSADTRLQGRASAHAEYRIRHARTGELRWISRRAEFVRDAQGRAVRLIGVVQDVTERRHAEDALRAANERIQLALNAGAVFGTWVWDIPSVRITVDERFSKSFGLAPEAVSQEVTPQELSSSIHPEDYPRVEALVLQTLQEGKPLRVELRARQFDGSYLWLEANGHCEHDAEGKPLRFPGVLLNIDERKRAELRQAVLAEIGEQLRALDSTADIASVAMEQVGRLFGVLRAGYGRVDASQERVEVERDWVSGPGVISVSGTHLFTNHGTYIEDLKRGEPVIIPDVEADPRTAGQVGHLRRFGVRALLDVPLREQGRMVAMLYLHHSEVRHWSRDEVQFMNAVADRIWVASERVRVMADLRRANETLEQRVAQRTRERDRIWNVSQDLQMVSDLEGRFISANPAWTAILGWTQEELLGKTTAWIEHPADHARTRAEVARLAEGHRTVAFENSMRHKNGSYRLLSWMAVPVPEDGLLYAVARDITEQRQIEEQLRQAQKMEAVGNLTGGVAHDFNNLLQIIGGNLQLLERDMASHERGLRRVQTALGAVERGAKLASQLLAFSRRQPLQPMVLHLGRLVRGMDDLLRRSLGESIEVETVVTGGLWNTFADPNQLENVILNLAINARDAMTGHGRLTIEVTNAVLDERYGQLYPEAVPGEYVMLAVSDTGSGMPPEVVARAFEPFFTTKSEGRGTGLGLSMVYGFVKQSGGHVKIYSELGHGTAVKVYLPRAFLAETPRTEAAEGPIEGGSETILVVEDDAAVRATVVEMLSELGYCILKAVDAQSALAIVQSGVQVDLLLTDVVMPGPLRSPDMARQAKVLLPGMEVLFTSGYSENAIVHGGRLDPGVHLLSKPYRREDLARKVRSLLNVRQRLAAQAPRVEREPYRPEQVQGLDKARRLRVLLVEDDEDIRASASELLSVLGHEVLAVESAEEARGALVAEAFDVLFTDVTLPGMSGVELAREAVRRRSGLRIIIASGHGRAALDDGGARLAGVVVLTKPYALSQIQQALEQVASLR